In Anaerolineales bacterium, one DNA window encodes the following:
- a CDS encoding response regulator, which translates to MSEGLIIDDNRQTADALQQMLELLDLPARVAYGSSPALAYLGSQLPRFVCLDINMPGVDGTEVLAYIRREPRLMNVPVIVITSDDQPETRQHVLKGGAQAMLIKPATIDSLEDALKKAGVLS; encoded by the coding sequence ATGTCAGAAGGTTTAATCATTGACGATAATCGTCAGACTGCAGATGCGCTGCAGCAAATGCTGGAATTATTGGATCTACCTGCACGGGTTGCTTATGGCTCCAGCCCCGCACTGGCTTATTTGGGAAGCCAGCTTCCCCGTTTTGTCTGTCTTGATATCAACATGCCGGGCGTGGATGGAACGGAAGTATTGGCCTACATCCGCCGCGAACCGCGTTTGATGAATGTGCCCGTGATCGTCATCACCTCCGACGACCAGCCCGAGACCCGCCAGCATGTTTTGAAGGGGGGTGCGCAGGCGATGTTAATCAAACCTGCCACGATCGACTCTCTGGAAGATGCATTGAAGAAAGCGGGAGTGCTTTCTTAA
- a CDS encoding molybdopterin biosynthesis protein: MSVYLHDIPLSQAQARLGEALQDANLWRTLGVEEISLDEHALGRVTAEPIWAEISSPHYHASAMDGFAIRAAETNGAQPSAPVTLYTGPQAQYVDTGDPLPEWANAVIPIENVESLDENGEITSAIRQPVSIRIRSAVAPWAHVRPLGEDIVATQLVLPAGHVLKPVDLGAVAAAGHQTMRVARKPKVAILPTGTELVPIGSKLKAGDILEYNSLVIASQIRQMGGEPTRYPITEDDFDLICQRVQEAAQTHDLVLLNAGSSAGAEDFSAQVVEKLGTLLVHGVAVRPGHPVILGVIASRAKQSPHAGEIALLPASQSPHNDMVPIIGVPGYPVSAALTVDIFVEPLIAKWLGRRPLELSTETAILTRKLVSPAGDDDFVRVVVGKVGEKLLAAPLSRGAGVITSLVQADGLALIPSGTQGMEAGEKIQVRLYRNRNEIEKTILAIGSHDLTLDLIAQFLAEHDRRLASANVGSQGGLVALRRGEAHLAGSHLLDTQTGEYNISYIRQYMPNIPVKVVALVGRDQGLIVRKGNPKGIKSLGDLAGSGPPGGVRFVNRQRGAGTRVLLDYHLNLMTISPESIVGYAQEEYTHLGVAAAVASGRADCGLGIAAAAQALGLDFIPLFQERYDLVIPGQFSDDSLLAPLFELLADMRFREAVSELKGYDVSVMGTVILED; the protein is encoded by the coding sequence ATGTCTGTCTACCTGCATGATATCCCCCTTTCTCAAGCCCAGGCCCGCCTGGGTGAAGCCTTGCAGGATGCGAATCTCTGGCGCACGCTCGGCGTGGAAGAAATTTCCCTCGATGAACACGCGCTCGGACGAGTTACCGCCGAGCCGATCTGGGCGGAAATTTCCTCGCCGCATTACCACGCCTCCGCCATGGACGGGTTTGCCATCCGCGCTGCCGAGACGAACGGCGCACAGCCATCCGCGCCAGTGACCTTGTACACGGGCCCGCAGGCGCAGTACGTGGATACGGGTGATCCGCTGCCAGAGTGGGCGAACGCGGTCATCCCAATTGAAAACGTCGAATCCCTGGATGAAAACGGGGAGATCACCTCTGCCATCCGCCAACCAGTGTCCATTCGCATTCGCTCGGCGGTGGCTCCGTGGGCACATGTCCGCCCGTTGGGAGAGGATATTGTTGCAACACAGTTGGTCCTGCCTGCGGGACATGTCCTTAAACCTGTGGATTTGGGTGCCGTCGCTGCGGCGGGACATCAAACGATGCGCGTCGCGCGCAAGCCGAAAGTGGCGATTCTTCCAACCGGGACGGAACTCGTCCCCATCGGTTCGAAACTCAAGGCGGGCGATATTCTCGAATACAACTCGCTTGTGATCGCTTCTCAAATCCGACAAATGGGCGGCGAACCGACGCGCTATCCCATCACCGAAGATGACTTTGATCTGATCTGCCAACGCGTACAGGAAGCCGCGCAAACGCATGATTTGGTCTTGTTGAATGCAGGTTCCTCGGCAGGCGCAGAGGATTTTTCGGCACAGGTGGTTGAGAAACTCGGAACGCTATTGGTGCATGGTGTCGCTGTTCGCCCTGGGCATCCTGTAATTTTAGGTGTCATTGCGAGCAGAGCGAAGCAATCCCCTCATGCTGGAGAGATTGCTTTGTTGCCTGCTTCACAGTCTCCTCACAATGACATGGTTCCCATCATCGGCGTCCCCGGCTATCCCGTCTCCGCCGCGTTGACAGTGGATATTTTCGTTGAACCCCTCATTGCAAAATGGCTGGGGCGGCGGCCGTTGGAGTTGTCGACCGAGACCGCAATTCTCACACGCAAACTGGTCTCTCCTGCAGGGGACGATGACTTTGTGCGGGTTGTGGTTGGAAAGGTGGGCGAGAAACTGCTTGCGGCTCCGCTTTCGCGCGGGGCAGGGGTGATCACGTCGCTCGTGCAGGCGGACGGGCTGGCCTTGATTCCAAGTGGAACACAAGGCATGGAAGCGGGAGAGAAAATACAGGTCCGTTTGTATCGCAATCGGAACGAGATCGAAAAGACGATCCTGGCCATCGGATCGCATGATCTGACGCTCGATCTGATCGCGCAATTCCTTGCCGAACATGACCGCAGGCTGGCTTCCGCCAATGTCGGTTCGCAGGGCGGGTTGGTGGCGTTGCGGCGCGGGGAGGCGCACCTCGCAGGTTCGCATCTGCTCGACACGCAGACGGGCGAATACAACATTTCCTACATCCGCCAGTACATGCCGAATATTCCCGTCAAGGTCGTTGCGCTGGTGGGGCGTGACCAGGGTTTGATCGTGAGGAAGGGAAACCCGAAGGGGATCAAGAGCCTGGGAGACCTCGCAGGTTCGGGTCCGCCTGGAGGCGTGCGGTTCGTCAACCGCCAGCGCGGTGCGGGCACGCGCGTCCTGCTCGATTATCATTTGAACTTGATGACAATTTCCCCCGAGTCCATTGTCGGTTATGCTCAGGAAGAGTATACTCATCTCGGTGTTGCCGCCGCAGTTGCCTCGGGGCGCGCAGATTGCGGGCTTGGCATCGCCGCCGCCGCGCAGGCCTTGGGACTGGATTTCATCCCGCTGTTTCAGGAACGCTATGACTTGGTGATTCCCGGCCAATTTTCAGACGACAGTCTGCTTGCGCCTCTTTTCGAACTCCTGGCTGATATGCGTTTTCGGGAGGCGGTATCAGAACTGAAAGGTTATGACGTGTCTGTGATGGGCACGGTAATTTTGGAGGACTAA
- a CDS encoding aspartate aminotransferase family protein, translating to MSQTDTATWIEKDKKQLHPVYHPKSHANPLVIERGEGVWLHTTDGRKILDGMAGLWNVNAGYGREELAKAAYEQMKELAFTSNFSGMTNLPSIQLADKLAGFAYEGLNTTFFTSGGSEANDSAFKTARYYWKRKGKPTKYKVIARRGSYHGITLAATFATGLEKYHAMFGPALDGFVHIPAPNRYRYEGQLKDGETVGRAAARELEEAILREGADTVAAFIAEPVMGVGGVIVPPDDYFPLVRQICDKYETLFIADEVITGFGRTGEWFALKHWNVKPDILSFAKAVTSGYAQLGGIQISDEIRETMESAVESETYMHGYTYSGHAMACAVGLKNLEIMEREEYPKRARELGKRLLEGLQSLMEFPFVGDVRGLGLVCGVEIVSDVSTKAADPVLTMKIFKAAESQGLRSRPLGNTLAFSPPLSIHEEEVDEIVKRLGAAMDGIS from the coding sequence ATGAGCCAAACAGACACTGCAACCTGGATCGAAAAAGATAAAAAACAATTACATCCCGTCTATCATCCCAAGTCCCATGCAAATCCTCTCGTGATCGAGCGCGGGGAAGGGGTGTGGTTGCACACTACCGACGGACGAAAAATCCTGGATGGTATGGCAGGGTTGTGGAACGTCAACGCGGGCTATGGGCGGGAGGAACTTGCCAAAGCCGCATACGAACAAATGAAGGAACTGGCGTTCACTTCCAATTTCTCGGGGATGACCAACCTGCCTTCGATCCAACTTGCCGATAAACTGGCGGGTTTCGCCTACGAGGGTTTGAACACCACCTTCTTCACATCCGGTGGATCGGAGGCAAATGATTCCGCGTTCAAAACTGCGCGTTATTACTGGAAACGCAAAGGCAAGCCGACCAAGTACAAGGTCATTGCGCGGCGCGGTTCGTATCATGGCATTACGCTTGCCGCCACCTTTGCCACGGGATTGGAAAAATATCACGCCATGTTTGGTCCTGCGCTGGATGGATTTGTCCACATCCCCGCACCGAACCGGTACCGCTATGAAGGTCAGTTGAAAGATGGGGAAACCGTCGGTCGGGCTGCGGCTCGGGAATTGGAAGAAGCCATCCTGCGCGAAGGAGCGGATACCGTCGCCGCTTTCATTGCCGAACCTGTCATGGGCGTCGGAGGCGTGATCGTTCCACCTGACGATTATTTCCCGCTTGTCCGCCAAATCTGTGACAAATACGAAACCCTTTTCATCGCGGATGAAGTCATCACAGGTTTTGGGCGCACAGGCGAATGGTTCGCGCTAAAACATTGGAATGTCAAGCCCGATATTCTTTCCTTTGCCAAAGCCGTGACCAGCGGATACGCCCAACTCGGCGGAATCCAAATTTCGGACGAAATTCGCGAGACGATGGAATCCGCGGTGGAATCCGAAACCTATATGCACGGCTATACATATTCAGGTCATGCCATGGCGTGTGCCGTGGGATTGAAGAACCTTGAGATCATGGAAAGGGAAGAATACCCGAAACGCGCGCGTGAACTTGGGAAACGTCTGCTTGAAGGGCTGCAATCGCTGATGGAATTCCCCTTCGTCGGCGACGTGCGCGGACTGGGCCTGGTCTGTGGCGTCGAAATCGTTTCAGATGTATCCACGAAAGCTGCCGACCCCGTACTGACGATGAAAATCTTCAAAGCCGCCGAGTCGCAAGGTTTGCGTTCACGCCCGCTTGGGAATACGCTTGCCTTTTCCCCGCCGCTCTCCATCCATGAAGAGGAAGTAGACGAGATTGTCAAGCGTCTCGGTGCGGCGATGGATGGAATCTCCTAA
- a CDS encoding DUF559 domain-containing protein, producing the protein MLEIARTVRREPTRSEAILWQALRGKKLDGIKFRRQQPIGNFIVGFYNSAYRLVIEVDGPVHVGQVELDRARQDVLEQLGLNVFRVGSDDVEKSLSSVLEMIRSKINELKINTSESPSPPERLDEE; encoded by the coding sequence TTGCTTGAAATTGCGCGTACAGTTAGGAGGGAGCCGACGAGAAGCGAGGCGATTCTCTGGCAGGCTTTGCGCGGGAAGAAACTGGATGGAATAAAGTTTCGACGACAACAACCGATTGGTAATTTTATCGTGGGTTTTTACAATTCCGCATATCGGCTTGTTATTGAAGTGGATGGCCCTGTCCATGTGGGTCAGGTTGAGTTGGATCGTGCCCGACAGGATGTTCTTGAACAACTTGGGCTGAATGTTTTTAGAGTTGGGTCAGATGATGTTGAAAAGAGCCTTTCGTCCGTTCTTGAGATGATACGCTCAAAAATCAATGAACTCAAAATAAATACCAGCGAGTCCCCCTCTCCGCCCGAGAGGCTGGATGAAGAATAA